A genomic stretch from Lepisosteus oculatus isolate fLepOcu1 chromosome 7, fLepOcu1.hap2, whole genome shotgun sequence includes:
- the snrpf gene encoding small nuclear ribonucleoprotein F translates to MSLPLNPKPFLNGLTGKPVMVRLKWGMEYKGYLVSVDGYMNMQLANTEEYVDGALAGHLGEVLVRCNNVLYIRGVEEEEEDGEMRE, encoded by the exons ATG AGTTTGCCTCTGAACCCCAAGCCCTTCCTCAATGGCCTGACAGGAAAACCAGTGATGGTGAGGCTCAAGTGGGGGATGGAGTACAAAGGATATTTGGTCTCAGTCGATGGGTACATGAATATGCAG CTTGCCAACACTGAAGAGTATGTTGACGGAGCACTGGCCGGTCATTTAGGAGAAGTGCTTGTGAG GTGCAATAACGTCCTATACATCAGAGGTGTtgaggaagaagaagaagatggaGAAATGAGAGAATAA